One genomic region from Candidatus Eisenbacteria bacterium encodes:
- a CDS encoding NADP oxidoreductase, whose product RKLLAPASPDPAAFETLLRERQPRLVTFADWRALDKIEVERGAPQGRPRVKFTTIEGMLDAIPRD is encoded by the coding sequence CCGTAAGCTGCTGGCGCCGGCCTCGCCCGACCCTGCCGCGTTCGAGACGCTGCTGCGGGAACGGCAGCCCCGGCTCGTGACCTTCGCCGACTGGCGCGCGCTCGACAAGATCGAGGTGGAGCGCGGCGCGCCGCAGGGCCGCCCTCGGGTCAAGTTCACGACGATCGAGGGGATGCTCGACGCGATCCCGCGGGATTGA